CCATCAGCACCGACAGGATCTGCGGCGTCAGCTCGGAGCGCATGTCCTGTTTCGGCAGCCGGGTCTGCTCGCCGCGGAAGTCGGGCGCCAGCGCGTCGGGCGCGCCGGGCACGGCCTGCTTGCTGTCCTGCGGCGTGGCGGCACCCACGTGGCGCGGGAACTCGATGAAGCGCGTCTCCGTGACGTCGTTGAGCTCCCAGTGCTGATGGCCCTGATAGCGCGCCTGCTGCGCCACGCGGATCGAGCTCAGGCGGTAGTTCGCATCGAATTCGTAGATGCGCAGGCCCTGGATGGTCTGGTTCGGCTGCAGGGTGCCTACGTTGACGAAGCGGGTCACCTCGCCGCCGCTGCCGTCCGGCCTGGCCGGGCCGCGATCCTTGACCCACACGCCCGAACGGAAGCCCGACGACACCGTGGCGCCCAGCGCCTCGAGCCGCACCTTCTGCGCGAACTGCTCCGATTTCGGACCGATGAACTCGCCGAAGACGTACGTCACCAGCGCCAGGGGCAGCGCGATCTTGAACAGCGACAGCAGGGCCCGGCGCGTGTCCAGCCCCGCCACGCGGAAGATCGTGAACTCGGACTGGCTCGCCATCTGCGAGAACACATAGATGGCGCTGATCAGCGCGGCGACGGGAATCACCTCGTACACGCGCGTCGGCGCCTGCAGCATCACGTGGAAGAACGCGATCAGCGTGGTGTAGCGCCCGACCACCGAGCCCAGCTCGCTCAGCATGTCGAAGAAGATGAACAGCGCCAGCACCGCGAACAGGATGAAGACGAACACGCCGTAGATCTGGCGCGCGAAGTACTTTTCGTAGACCTGCATCTTCAGGATCTTCATCATGCGCCCGCCTTCTTCGGCGCGAAGCCGAGCAGGGCGAAGATGCCCTTGAGGCCCGCCGCGCTGTAGTGGCGGAAGCGGAACAGCAGCCCGGCGCAGACGAACGCCGCCAGGTGGATCGGCCACCAGGCCAGCATCGCGCTCATCTTGCCCTGCGCGACCCATGCCTGCGACAGGTTGAGCAGGTTGGAGTACGTCAGGTAGATCAGCACGGCGAAGATCATCGGGGTGTAGCGGCCCAGGCGCGGGTTGACGTAGGCCAGCGGGATCGCGATCAGCACGAAGTTGAGCGCCAGCAGCGGCAGGCCGATGCGCCAGACCAGCTCGCCCATGTTCTCAGGGGTCGGGTTGGACAGCAGCTCGGTGGTCGGGCGGCTCTTGGTGGGCAGGTTGGCGTCGGCCTGGGGCGGCTTGTTGGCCACCTTCACGCCGTAGCGGTCGAATTCGACGATGCGGTAGTCCAGCTGGCCGGGCGTGCCTTCGTAGCGGCGGCCCTTGTCGAGCACCACGTAGCGATCGCCGTTGGGGCCGGCCTTGAACTCGCCGGTCTTGGCCAGCGCCACGCCGATCTTGTCCT
The sequence above is a segment of the Ralstonia nicotianae genome. Coding sequences within it:
- the lptG gene encoding LPS export ABC transporter permease LptG, translating into MMKILKMQVYEKYFARQIYGVFVFILFAVLALFIFFDMLSELGSVVGRYTTLIAFFHVMLQAPTRVYEVIPVAALISAIYVFSQMASQSEFTIFRVAGLDTRRALLSLFKIALPLALVTYVFGEFIGPKSEQFAQKVRLEALGATVSSGFRSGVWVKDRGPARPDGSGGEVTRFVNVGTLQPNQTIQGLRIYEFDANYRLSSIRVAQQARYQGHQHWELNDVTETRFIEFPRHVGAATPQDSKQAVPGAPDALAPDFRGEQTRLPKQDMRSELTPQILSVLMVTPDRMATLDLFQYIRHLRDNKQDTQRYEIALWKKVVYPFTVLVMMALSLPFAYLHARAGAVGLKVFGGIMLGLSFQLVNNLFSHVGLLNTWPAIFTAILPGALYLAVALVALRWAERH
- the lptF gene encoding LPS export ABC transporter permease LptF yields the protein MIFEQALRRELSFTAGAVFLVLLTFMLTTLVIRILGMAANGEASPNDVLLLIGLAALGYLAILLCATLFISVLLVLTRWYKDSEMVVWFTAGLSLTDFIRPVLRFSLPFVVLVGLLALFGWPWANQQSALFRDRFEQRDVLSMISAGRFIEPAHGNYVLFIEGVDAGMKHARNLFVANAEQDKIGVALAKTGEFKAGPNGDRYVVLDKGRRYEGTPGQLDYRIVEFDRYGVKVANKPPQADANLPTKSRPTTELLSNPTPENMGELVWRIGLPLLALNFVLIAIPLAYVNPRLGRYTPMIFAVLIYLTYSNLLNLSQAWVAQGKMSAMLAWWPIHLAAFVCAGLLFRFRHYSAAGLKGIFALLGFAPKKAGA